Genomic DNA from Nonomuraea rubra:
ACCTGCGCGACATCTGGCCGTCGCCGGAGGAGATCGCCGCGGTGGTCAACTCCTCGATCGGCCGCGACATGTTCGAGCGCGACTACGCCGACGTGTTCAAGGGCGACGACCACTGGCGCTCGCTGCCGATCCCGACCGGCGACACGTTCGAGTGGGACCCCGACTCCACCTACGTGCGCAAGGCCCCCTACTTCGACGGCATGCCGGAGCAGCCGGAGCCCGTCACCGACATCAAGGGCGCCCGCGTGCTGGTCAAGGTCGGCGACTCGGTCACCACCGACCACATCTCGCCGGCCGGCTCCATCAAGGTCGGCACCCCCGCCGCCCAGTACCTCCAGGCCAACGGCGTCGAGGTCAAGGACTTCAACTCCTACGGCTCGCGGCGCGGCAACCACGAGGTGATGATCCGCGGCACGTTCGCCAACATCCGCCTGCGCAACCAGATCGCGCCGGGCACCGAGGGCGGCTACACCCGCGACTTCACCCAGGCCGACGGGCCCGTGTCGTTCATCTACGACGCCTCCGTCAACTACGCCGCGGCCGGCACGCCGCTGGTGGTGCTGGCCGGCAAGGAGTACGGCTCCGGCTCCTCGCGTGACTGGGCGGCCAAGGGCACGGCGCTGCTGGGCGTGCGCGCGGTCATCGCCGAGTCGTACGAGCGCATTCACCGCTCCAACCTGATCGGCATGGGCGTGCTGCCGCTGCAGTTCCCCGAGGGAGGCTCGGCCGAGGCGCTGGGGCTGACGGGCGAGGAGACGTTCGACATCACGGGCGTCGAGGAGCTCAACCAGGGCACCGGCATCCCGCAGACCGTGCACGTCAAGGCGGGCGACATCGAGTTCGACGCGGTCGTCCGCATCGACACGCCCGGCGAGGCCGACTACTACCGGCACGGCGGCATCATGCAGTACGTGCTGCGCTCGCTGCTGGCCAAGTGAGGCTGCTGGCCAAGTGAGGCAGGTCTTCCCGCGTCCTCGCCCGGTCATGAGCCGGGCGGGAACGCGGGGGTTGGGGCGCGATCCTCACGCGCCCCGTATCGGGGGAACCACCCGACACCCTGAGAGCCGCCCCGCGGGACACCCCCCGCGAGGCGGCTCTTGCCTTCCCGGAGGTACTAGCCGGCGAACAGCCGGGCGACGAGTTCGCCCCTGCTGGACAGGCCCGCCTTGCCGAAGACGGCCTTCAAGTGGCCCCTGACGGTGTGCGGGGAGATGAACAGGGCCGCGGCGATCTCCGAGGTGGCCAGGCCCTGCGCCACGAGCCGGGCGATCTCGAACTCGCGCGGCGTCAGGCCGTACGACTGGGCGACGATGAGAGCCAGGTCGGCGGGGGCGGCCGGCTCGATGACGAGCACGACGGGGCCCGGCCGGCCGCCGGAGCCGCTCAGGCAGGAGGCGCGGCAGCTCAGCCACCGCCCGTCGCGGGTCCGCAGGCGGATGCGGGCGTTGCCGCGATCGCGGCCCTGGGCGATGGCCCGCGCCTGGAGCGCCGTGCCGACCAGCCAGATCGGCAGCCGCACGCCCAGCGGTGACGGGGTGGACGGGCCGTCCGGCAGCGAGGCGAGATGGGCGCGTGCCTCCTCGTTGATCGACGTGGCGTCGCCGCTCTCGTCGAACAGCACCAAACCCGGCGCCGAGCTGCCACCCCCGCCGCCTTCATCGGCCCCTCCGTCCCCGCCGTTTCCGCCGTGCGGGTCGTTTCCGCCGTGCGGGCCGTGCTGGCCGTTCCCGCCGTGCGGGTTGTGCGGGGTGGCGAAGCGGCGCAGGCGGTCGGCGAGCGGCTCGGACAGCTCGGCGAGCAGCGCGACGTCGTCCTGCCCGAACGCCGGAGCGCCGCGCATGCGGAACAGGCTCACCGAGCCCCACGGCCGGCCGCCGATCCGCAGCACGGCCCGCAGCTCGTCGTCGATGCCCTGGCCGCCGAGCAGGCTGCGGAAGCGGGCGCTGCGGGCCGGCAGGCCGCCGGTGGCCGCGCGCAGCCCCGCCGCGGGCACGGTGGCGCGGGCCAGGTCGCGGAACGGCAGCACGTTCTCCTCCAGGAGCTCGCTCTCCCAGTAGGCGCCGCACCCCTCGCCCGAGCCGAGGTTCTCCACCAGCATGGGCGCGGTCACCAGGCCCGTTTCCGGGTCGGTCGCCGACCACACGGCGGCGTCGAACGGCATCAGCCGCCGCAGCCGGGCCGAGGCGCGGCCGAAGCAGTCGAGCGCGTCGGCCGCCCGATCGGCCGCCGACAGGATCTCGGCGTGACGGTGCGGGCGGGTCATCTCGCCTCCTCGGTCCGGACGGGTGATCTCGCCTCCTCGGTCTGGCGTGCGCTCCTGCGTCTTCTCCGGGTGCGCCCCGCTTCTTCTCCGGGGGCCAGCCTGCCCGGACGGCCCTTCTTCGCCAACCCCCCGTTTGAGGGGGTCATTCCCCGGGCGATCGGCCGCGCGCGGGGGATGGGACGCGGTCGCCGCGCCCGCGAGGCTCGGACCCGTCGCTTGGAACGAGTACGCAGACGAAGGAGAACGCCGTGCATCTCGCGATCATCGGGGCCGGGGCCGCCGCGGTCGGACTGCTGGACGCGCTGGCCGCCGGGGAGGCGGAGGGGGCGGAGGTCACCGTGTTCGAGCCG
This window encodes:
- a CDS encoding helix-turn-helix transcriptional regulator, with the protein product MTRPHRHAEILSAADRAADALDCFGRASARLRRLMPFDAAVWSATDPETGLVTAPMLVENLGSGEGCGAYWESELLEENVLPFRDLARATVPAAGLRAATGGLPARSARFRSLLGGQGIDDELRAVLRIGGRPWGSVSLFRMRGAPAFGQDDVALLAELSEPLADRLRRFATPHNPHGGNGQHGPHGGNDPHGGNGGDGGADEGGGGGSSAPGLVLFDESGDATSINEEARAHLASLPDGPSTPSPLGVRLPIWLVGTALQARAIAQGRDRGNARIRLRTRDGRWLSCRASCLSGSGGRPGPVVLVIEPAAPADLALIVAQSYGLTPREFEIARLVAQGLATSEIAAALFISPHTVRGHLKAVFGKAGLSSRGELVARLFAG